In Pseudocalidococcus azoricus BACA0444, a single genomic region encodes these proteins:
- a CDS encoding AbrB family transcriptional regulator — protein sequence MPRKSTNQLTGEALLKKVKDLDGKTQEEIAKACGYYTTTKGGAERVSTLKFYKALAYAQGLNLDGKSASGSSRGGRSASYRISVQANGNLLIGSAYTKQMNLEPGDEFEITLGRKHIKLTQVSEEDAAV from the coding sequence ATGCCTCGCAAAAGCACTAATCAACTCACAGGTGAAGCTCTCCTCAAAAAAGTCAAGGACTTGGATGGGAAAACCCAAGAAGAAATTGCCAAGGCCTGTGGTTATTACACAACAACAAAAGGGGGCGCAGAACGGGTTAGCACGCTGAAATTTTATAAAGCACTAGCCTATGCCCAAGGTCTGAATTTGGACGGTAAATCAGCATCAGGCAGCAGTCGGGGTGGACGGAGTGCCAGCTATCGCATTAGTGTCCAGGCCAATGGCAACTTGCTGATTGGTTCAGCCTACACCAAGCAAATGAACTTGGAACCTGGAGATGAGTTTGAAATTACCCTCGGGCGCAAGCACATTAAATTAACCCAAGTTTCTGAAGAAGACGCTGCTGTCTAG
- a CDS encoding ABC transporter permease has product MQAWQRLRQNPLAKLGVLVLLVFYLLALAADFVAPYDPYVSQAEGALLPPTQIYWRNAQGQFIGPHVYPTTLGPVNLDTGERPLRVNRQAPSLVRLFVWGVEYRFLQISLPWPTQWNFADPKIESRVIIPGFPTRLHLLGTTGPGTLNLLGTDEQARDQFSRLLFGARISLSIGLVGVAVAFPLGMLVGGISGYFGGWWDVGLMRIVEVLMTIPTIYLLVALAAVLPAGLSSAERFLLIVLITSFVSWAGLARVIRGQVLSLKSQTYVQAAVAMGGRSLYIILRHILPQTTTYVIIAATLAIPNFIVAESVLSLIGLGIQQPDPSWGNMLSLATNASILLLQPWLIWPPAVLIVLTVLSFNVVGDSLRDALDPKNTNP; this is encoded by the coding sequence ATGCAGGCCTGGCAACGACTCCGGCAAAACCCCCTGGCTAAGTTGGGAGTCCTTGTTTTACTGGTCTTTTATCTTTTGGCCCTCGCCGCCGACTTTGTCGCCCCCTATGATCCCTATGTCAGCCAGGCCGAGGGCGCGCTGTTACCCCCAACCCAGATCTATTGGCGCAACGCCCAAGGACAGTTCATTGGCCCCCATGTCTATCCCACCACCCTTGGCCCCGTCAACTTAGATACGGGAGAGCGTCCCTTACGAGTTAACCGACAAGCCCCTTCCCTAGTGCGCTTATTTGTTTGGGGGGTTGAATATCGGTTTCTCCAAATCAGTCTGCCTTGGCCAACCCAGTGGAATTTTGCTGATCCGAAAATTGAGTCGCGGGTGATTATTCCAGGGTTTCCAACTCGACTGCATTTATTGGGTACGACCGGCCCAGGCACTCTCAATCTTTTAGGCACCGATGAACAGGCCCGGGATCAATTTAGTCGGTTACTTTTTGGGGCCCGGATTAGTCTCAGCATTGGCCTGGTGGGGGTAGCAGTGGCCTTTCCCTTGGGGATGTTGGTGGGGGGGATTTCCGGCTACTTTGGTGGCTGGTGGGATGTGGGGCTGATGCGCATTGTGGAAGTGCTGATGACAATCCCAACCATTTACTTACTAGTGGCGTTGGCGGCGGTGTTACCAGCGGGGTTAAGCAGTGCCGAGCGATTTTTGTTAATTGTCTTAATCACCTCTTTTGTCAGTTGGGCGGGCCTGGCGCGGGTGATTCGGGGGCAAGTGCTTTCCCTCAAGTCCCAAACCTATGTCCAGGCCGCGGTGGCCATGGGGGGCCGTTCTCTGTACATCATCCTGCGGCATATTCTGCCCCAAACCACCACCTATGTAATCATTGCCGCCACCTTAGCTATCCCCAACTTTATTGTCGCCGAGTCAGTTCTCAGTCTGATTGGCCTGGGTATCCAACAACCGGATCCCTCCTGGGGAAATATGCTGTCCCTAGCCACCAATGCCTCAATTCTGCTGCTGCAACCCTGGCTGATTTGGCCCCCCGCTGTTTTGATTGTCTTAACAGTTTTGTCGTTTAATGTTGTCGGCGATAGTTTACGAGATGCCTTAGACCCCAAAAATACAAACCCCTGA
- the grxC gene encoding glutaredoxin 3 gives MSQAKVEIYTWATCPFCIRAKQLLSRKEVQFTEYGIDGDETARAAMAKRANGKRSLPQIFINDQHVGGCDDLHRLEAQGKLDMLLQSGV, from the coding sequence ATGAGCCAGGCCAAGGTGGAAATTTATACATGGGCAACTTGTCCCTTTTGCATCCGCGCTAAGCAGTTACTCTCCCGTAAAGAAGTTCAATTTACCGAATATGGGATTGATGGGGATGAAACGGCACGGGCAGCAATGGCTAAACGGGCCAATGGCAAACGCTCTTTACCGCAAATTTTCATCAATGACCAACATGTTGGCGGCTGTGATGATTTGCATCGCTTAGAGGCTCAGGGAAAGTTGGATATGTTACTCCAAAGTGGGGTCTAA
- a CDS encoding glycogen/starch/alpha-glucan phosphorylase, whose amino-acid sequence MTNQNQNGNSPRPELTHEDMYCDSDRTGMTVGTLKRAFLDNLHYIQGKDAYFATAYDYYMALAYTVRDRLVHRRIKTAQAYYEKDAKMVYYLSAEFLIGRLLLNNLINVGLYEQAKQAMADFGLDLTELMDREAEPGLGNGGLGRLAACFLDSLATLEIPAIGYGIRYEFGIFEQQISGGWQQEVPDNWLRFGNPWEIARPDYNVEVKFGGHTEAFTDAQGRYRVRWIAETTVFGTPYDTPVAGYKNNTVNTLRLWSARAGEDFNLQVFNAGDYTQAVANKTFSENISKVLYPADQTLQGKELRLRQQYFFVACSLQDIIRLYLRNHSTFEAFPDKAAIQLNDTHPSIGVAELMRLLIDEHQLNWDVAWDITQRTFAYTNHTLLSEALERWSVDLFGRLLPRHLEIIYEINYRFLNEIRLRYPGNTARLARMSLVEEGNGKQIRMAHLACVGSHTVNGVAELHTDLIKQELLRDFYEMYPEKFQNKTNGITPRRWLLLSNPQLATLITETLGSEHWVTHLDELQQLETQIENPTFQARWQAIKQSNKERLAEYIWRNNQIEVDPYSLFDVQIKRIHEYKRQHLCVLHIITLYEQIKANPAIDIQPRTFIFGGKAAPGYFMAKTIIKLINSVAEMVNHDPDVAGRIKVVFLNNYSVSLGEMAYPAADLSEQVSTAGKEASGTGNMKFALNGALTIGTLDGANVEIRQEAGPENFFLFGLTAQEVMSLKAEGYNPYDYYLSNPMLKKVIDSLISDYFNPREPGIFQPIVNSLLYHDEYMLLADYQSYVDCQAKAAAAFRDKTHWTKMSILNVARMGKFSSDRTIWEYCQDIWRVEPLSITLDVPQAPSPLTARV is encoded by the coding sequence ATGACTAACCAAAACCAAAATGGGAACTCCCCCAGGCCCGAACTCACCCATGAGGATATGTACTGTGACAGTGATCGGACGGGAATGACGGTGGGGACACTCAAGCGGGCCTTTTTAGATAATCTCCACTACATCCAAGGCAAAGATGCCTATTTTGCCACGGCCTATGACTACTACATGGCCCTGGCCTACACAGTCCGAGATCGACTAGTCCATCGGCGGATTAAAACAGCCCAAGCTTACTACGAAAAAGATGCCAAAATGGTTTATTACCTCTCGGCAGAATTTTTGATTGGACGCTTACTCCTCAACAACCTGATCAACGTGGGCCTCTATGAGCAAGCTAAACAAGCGATGGCCGACTTTGGCCTGGATCTGACGGAACTGATGGATCGGGAGGCAGAACCTGGTTTAGGCAATGGGGGCCTGGGACGCTTGGCAGCCTGTTTCCTCGATTCCTTGGCCACCCTGGAAATTCCAGCCATTGGTTATGGGATTCGCTACGAATTCGGGATTTTTGAGCAACAGATTAGTGGGGGGTGGCAACAGGAAGTTCCTGATAACTGGCTCCGGTTTGGGAATCCTTGGGAAATTGCCCGCCCCGATTACAACGTCGAAGTCAAGTTTGGCGGTCACACTGAAGCCTTTACAGATGCTCAAGGACGTTATCGGGTCCGCTGGATTGCGGAAACTACGGTGTTTGGGACTCCCTATGACACCCCCGTGGCCGGTTACAAAAACAATACGGTGAATACGCTGCGGCTTTGGAGTGCCAGGGCCGGGGAAGATTTTAACTTGCAGGTGTTCAATGCGGGTGACTATACCCAGGCTGTAGCCAACAAAACCTTTAGCGAAAACATCTCGAAAGTTCTCTATCCAGCGGATCAAACCCTTCAAGGGAAAGAACTCCGCCTTCGCCAGCAATATTTCTTTGTCGCCTGTTCCCTCCAGGATATTATTCGTCTCTACCTGCGTAACCACAGCACGTTTGAAGCCTTCCCTGACAAAGCCGCCATCCAACTCAACGATACCCATCCCTCCATTGGTGTGGCCGAGTTGATGCGGTTGTTGATTGATGAGCACCAGTTAAATTGGGATGTGGCCTGGGATATTACCCAACGCACCTTTGCCTATACCAATCACACCCTCCTTTCGGAAGCCTTGGAACGCTGGTCTGTGGATCTATTTGGGCGGCTCTTACCCCGACACTTGGAGATTATTTACGAAATTAACTATCGCTTCCTGAATGAAATCCGTCTGCGATACCCCGGCAATACCGCCCGTCTAGCCCGGATGTCCTTGGTGGAAGAAGGGAATGGTAAGCAAATTCGCATGGCCCACCTGGCCTGTGTCGGCAGTCATACGGTCAATGGGGTGGCAGAACTCCATACGGACTTGATTAAACAGGAATTACTGCGGGACTTTTATGAGATGTACCCGGAAAAATTCCAAAACAAAACCAATGGCATTACTCCCCGCCGCTGGTTACTCCTGAGCAATCCCCAACTAGCTACTCTGATTACCGAAACCCTTGGCTCTGAGCATTGGGTCACCCACCTTGATGAGTTGCAGCAACTGGAAACCCAAATCGAGAATCCTACCTTCCAGGCCCGGTGGCAGGCAATTAAACAGAGCAATAAAGAACGCCTAGCGGAATACATCTGGCGCAACAACCAAATCGAGGTGGATCCCTACTCCCTCTTTGATGTTCAGATCAAGCGGATTCACGAATACAAACGCCAGCACCTCTGTGTCCTGCACATCATTACCCTCTACGAGCAAATCAAGGCTAACCCGGCGATTGATATTCAACCCCGCACCTTTATTTTTGGTGGCAAGGCGGCCCCTGGTTACTTTATGGCCAAAACGATCATTAAGCTGATTAACTCGGTGGCGGAAATGGTCAACCATGATCCCGATGTGGCCGGGCGGATTAAGGTCGTGTTCCTGAATAATTACTCCGTCTCCTTGGGGGAAATGGCCTATCCTGCCGCTGACCTCTCAGAACAGGTCTCCACCGCTGGGAAAGAAGCATCCGGGACTGGGAATATGAAGTTTGCCCTCAACGGGGCCTTAACCATTGGCACATTGGATGGGGCTAACGTGGAAATTCGCCAAGAAGCGGGGCCGGAAAACTTCTTCCTGTTTGGCTTAACGGCCCAAGAAGTGATGAGCCTGAAGGCGGAGGGCTATAACCCCTATGACTATTACCTGAGTAACCCAATGCTCAAAAAGGTGATTGATAGCCTGATCAGCGACTACTTTAACCCCCGCGAACCAGGCATTTTCCAACCGATTGTTAATTCCCTGCTCTACCACGATGAATATATGCTGTTAGCCGATTATCAGTCCTATGTGGATTGCCAGGCCAAGGCGGCGGCGGCATTTCGAGACAAAACCCATTGGACAAAAATGTCAATTTTGAATGTGGCCCGGATGGGTAAATTCTCCTCAGATCGAACGATTTGGGAATACTGTCAAGACATTTGGCGGGTCGAACCCTTGTCCATTACCTTGGATGTGCCTCAAGCTCCATCGCCCTTAACGGCTCGAGTTTAG
- the gshB gene encoding glutathione synthase, which produces MKQVFIIDPIAGLDPGHDTSVALMEAAQLAGHEVWITTMQQLSIIHSQAWAVVQPVTLVPVILQEDQWLREPVWFSLGDSSLRPLTEFDVVWMRPDPPVNTAYLYATYILDRLATTKTQVINHPQGIRSANEKMYALQFTEVIPTTIVSQSKTQIREFVQAQGTAVLKPLGGKGGEGILFLSAGDRNLNSMIEISTERGQLPVMVQEYLPAAQAGDKRIILLDGEPIGAVNRIPTGDEFRGNMATGGRVANVEITARDQEICQAVGAILRRDGLVFVGIDVIGGYLTEVNVTSPTGMREIDRLSGTRLGKTVMAWLEKDYRQR; this is translated from the coding sequence ATGAAACAGGTTTTTATCATCGATCCAATTGCTGGTCTTGATCCCGGCCACGATACCAGTGTTGCCTTAATGGAAGCGGCCCAACTGGCTGGTCACGAGGTTTGGATCACCACTATGCAGCAGCTTAGTATTATCCATAGCCAGGCCTGGGCCGTGGTTCAACCCGTGACCTTAGTTCCCGTTATTCTGCAAGAGGATCAATGGTTGCGGGAGCCGGTCTGGTTTAGTTTAGGGGACTCTAGCTTGCGGCCACTGACAGAGTTTGATGTGGTTTGGATGCGCCCCGATCCACCGGTCAATACTGCATATTTATATGCCACCTATATTCTCGATCGTTTAGCCACAACGAAAACTCAGGTAATCAATCATCCCCAAGGCATCCGCTCAGCTAACGAGAAAATGTATGCTCTGCAATTTACTGAGGTGATTCCGACGACCATTGTGAGCCAATCGAAAACCCAAATCCGGGAGTTTGTCCAGGCCCAAGGTACGGCCGTCTTAAAACCCTTGGGCGGCAAAGGCGGAGAAGGGATTCTATTTTTATCCGCGGGTGACCGCAACTTAAACTCGATGATTGAAATTAGTACGGAGCGGGGGCAATTACCCGTCATGGTGCAGGAATATTTGCCAGCGGCCCAGGCCGGGGATAAACGGATTATTTTGCTAGACGGTGAGCCTATTGGGGCTGTGAATCGAATTCCGACCGGGGATGAGTTTCGGGGGAATATGGCCACAGGCGGGCGGGTGGCAAATGTCGAGATTACGGCCCGGGATCAGGAAATTTGTCAGGCAGTGGGGGCCATTCTCCGGCGAGATGGCTTGGTCTTTGTCGGGATTGATGTGATTGGCGGTTATTTAACAGAGGTCAACGTCACCAGTCCAACGGGGATGCGGGAAATTGATCGGCTAAGTGGGACGCGTCTAGGGAAAACGGTCATGGCCTGGCTGGAAAAAGATTACAGACAAAGGTAA
- a CDS encoding GNAT family N-acetyltransferase translates to MTPEQSDQEHFEIKDPQNSAETSAMTVTVRDMSVDDIAPVFHLGERLFTSDLYPSLYRIWDEWEVIGYYNTDPDYCLVAEIDGNLAGFVLGTIIEKAPWVYGYINWLGVSRDYQRRGVADILVDKIIERMIEQGARFMLVDTDPANTPAVKFFTRKGFGNPRKHVFFSMNLTKHEYYGRLIEFERNRSERVTYHRPRRRQ, encoded by the coding sequence ATGACTCCTGAACAATCTGACCAAGAACATTTTGAAATTAAAGATCCGCAAAACTCCGCAGAAACCAGTGCCATGACCGTCACGGTGCGGGATATGTCCGTAGATGATATCGCTCCAGTCTTTCATTTAGGAGAGCGTTTATTTACTAGTGATCTCTACCCCTCCCTGTACCGAATTTGGGACGAATGGGAAGTGATTGGCTACTATAATACGGATCCCGATTATTGCTTAGTTGCAGAAATAGATGGTAATCTGGCCGGATTTGTCCTCGGCACCATTATTGAAAAAGCCCCTTGGGTCTATGGCTATATCAACTGGTTAGGGGTCAGCCGCGACTATCAACGCCGGGGAGTGGCTGATATTTTGGTGGATAAAATCATTGAGCGGATGATTGAGCAAGGAGCCCGCTTCATGCTTGTGGATACAGATCCGGCCAATACCCCCGCCGTTAAATTCTTTACCCGCAAGGGCTTTGGCAATCCCCGCAAGCACGTCTTTTTCTCAATGAACTTGACGAAGCACGAATACTATGGCCGGCTGATTGAATTTGAGCGCAATCGCTCTGAACGCGTCACCTATCACCGCCCCCGCCGTCGCCAATAG
- the deoC gene encoding deoxyribose-phosphate aldolase, translating into MTLNNLARQIDHTLLDPLATEADIEQLCAQAEQWKFASVCIYPIWVARAVELLHGKAPLVCTVVGFPTGAHTPATKLYEAQAAVDAGAQELDVVINLGWLKMGHSEAIYNEIAAICETTQVTVKAILETTLLTTTEKQIAAEICLDAGVSFLKTSTGWKGGATVEDVKLLKDVAKDRVGVKASGGIRTYGQAKDLINAGATRLGTSRGIDILNQQSRDDRI; encoded by the coding sequence ATGACCCTCAATAATTTGGCCCGCCAGATTGACCACACCTTATTAGACCCCCTCGCCACAGAAGCCGACATTGAGCAATTGTGCGCCCAGGCCGAGCAGTGGAAATTTGCCAGCGTTTGCATTTACCCGATCTGGGTGGCCCGTGCTGTTGAGCTTCTCCATGGCAAAGCGCCCCTCGTTTGTACGGTAGTTGGTTTTCCCACCGGGGCCCATACCCCTGCAACAAAGCTCTATGAAGCTCAGGCGGCAGTGGATGCTGGGGCGCAAGAATTGGATGTGGTCATTAATTTGGGCTGGTTAAAAATGGGGCATAGCGAGGCCATCTATAACGAAATCGCTGCCATTTGTGAAACCACTCAAGTTACAGTCAAAGCGATTTTGGAAACCACGCTCTTAACTACCACTGAGAAACAAATTGCAGCGGAAATTTGCCTGGATGCGGGAGTGAGCTTCCTCAAAACCAGTACAGGTTGGAAGGGGGGAGCAACGGTTGAGGATGTCAAACTCCTGAAGGACGTGGCTAAGGATCGGGTTGGGGTGAAAGCCTCAGGCGGAATTCGCACCTATGGCCAGGCCAAGGATTTAATTAACGCCGGAGCCACTCGTTTAGGCACATCCCGCGGCATAGACATTCTCAATCAACAAAGTCGGGATGATAGGATTTGA
- a CDS encoding GNAT family N-acetyltransferase produces the protein MSFWKNLFSGQSNSSTATSTLTPVPSGDANPTAERSGTSRIFFSKEKEIDVQELEELCDAVGWSRRPLRKVKKAIEHSFIVVSMWEQRGSYRRLIGFSRATSDHAFNATIWDVVVHPQFQQRGLGKALMQQIIKELRREDISNITLFADPGVVNFYRNLGFRPDPEGIKGMFWYPNSR, from the coding sequence ATGAGCTTCTGGAAAAATCTTTTTAGTGGTCAAAGTAATTCTTCAACTGCCACCTCAACCCTGACCCCTGTTCCCTCTGGAGATGCTAATCCTACGGCTGAACGTTCTGGGACAAGCAGGATCTTCTTTAGCAAAGAAAAGGAAATTGATGTTCAAGAGCTAGAAGAACTTTGTGATGCGGTGGGTTGGTCGCGGCGGCCCCTGCGGAAGGTGAAAAAAGCCATTGAGCATAGTTTTATTGTCGTTTCTATGTGGGAGCAGCGGGGCAGTTATCGACGCTTAATTGGCTTTTCCCGAGCCACCTCTGACCATGCCTTTAATGCCACCATTTGGGATGTTGTCGTCCATCCACAGTTTCAACAACGGGGCCTGGGCAAAGCCTTAATGCAGCAAATTATTAAAGAACTGCGCCGAGAAGATATTAGCAACATCACCCTATTTGCAGATCCCGGTGTGGTTAATTTTTATCGAAATTTAGGGTTTCGTCCGGATCCGGAGGGGATTAAGGGAATGTTTTGGTATCCCAATAGCCGCTAG
- a CDS encoding 3-deoxy-7-phosphoheptulonate synthase produces the protein MRQTSDLHVVETRPLLAPATVLSQLPTTPAITALVADTRDRIRAILKARDHRLLVVVGPCSIHDVNAAYDYGQKLQALREELADSLEIVMRVYFEKPRTSVGWKGLINDPHLDDSYDINTGLQLARKLLLDLAELGMPAATELLDPIIPQYIADLVAWTAIGARTTESQTHRQMASGLSMPVGFKNGTDGHLDSAINAMLAAKQTHHFLGINAQGLASIVTTTGNPDSHLVLRGGKDGPNYSSDHIEMAATLLQHKGLPQRIMVDCSHANADKDHNKQVAVLQNIAGQLQRGNRHILGVMVESHLVAGHQAIPADLRQLTYGQSITDACVDFPTTVEMLQDLAQAVRNQALVVR, from the coding sequence ATGCGTCAAACCTCTGATCTCCACGTTGTTGAAACTCGTCCTTTGTTAGCCCCGGCAACCGTTTTAAGCCAACTTCCCACCACCCCTGCCATTACGGCCCTTGTGGCTGACACCCGCGATCGCATCCGGGCGATTTTGAAGGCCCGCGATCATCGCCTCCTCGTGGTGGTTGGCCCCTGCTCAATCCATGATGTCAATGCGGCTTACGACTACGGGCAAAAGCTCCAGGCCTTGCGGGAGGAACTCGCCGACTCCTTAGAAATTGTCATGCGGGTCTATTTTGAAAAACCCCGGACTTCAGTGGGCTGGAAAGGGCTGATTAACGATCCCCACCTAGACGACAGCTATGACATCAACACGGGCTTGCAACTGGCTCGGAAACTCTTACTTGATTTAGCCGAACTGGGGATGCCCGCGGCAACTGAATTATTAGATCCCATCATTCCGCAATACATTGCCGACCTGGTGGCCTGGACTGCAATTGGCGCGAGAACCACCGAAAGCCAAACCCACCGTCAAATGGCCTCGGGTCTTTCCATGCCAGTGGGGTTCAAAAATGGCACCGATGGGCATCTCGACTCCGCCATCAACGCCATGTTAGCGGCCAAGCAAACCCACCATTTTCTGGGGATTAACGCCCAAGGCCTGGCCAGTATTGTCACCACCACCGGCAATCCTGATAGTCACTTGGTTCTCCGGGGCGGTAAAGATGGCCCGAATTATTCTAGTGATCATATTGAAATGGCAGCGACCCTCCTCCAACACAAGGGCTTACCCCAACGGATCATGGTGGATTGTAGTCATGCGAATGCTGATAAGGATCACAATAAGCAAGTGGCCGTCCTTCAGAACATTGCCGGGCAACTCCAACGGGGCAATCGCCATATTTTGGGCGTGATGGTTGAAAGTCATTTGGTCGCCGGCCACCAGGCCATCCCCGCAGATTTACGCCAACTCACCTATGGCCAAAGCATTACGGATGCCTGCGTGGATTTTCCGACCACCGTTGAGATGTTGCAGGATTTAGCCCAGGCCGTCCGGAATCAGGCCCTCGTGGTGCGCTAA